A single Limanda limanda chromosome 19, fLimLim1.1, whole genome shotgun sequence DNA region contains:
- the si:ch73-345f18.3 gene encoding uncharacterized protein si:ch73-345f18.3, with the protein MPRLLCCCCCVPRQNSGHDERQPLLQPRTSDPNEAGSARQIPPACSAQTVRRIASMVMRRVGVPELDQRFSDVAETFNEQQQNYEAMVRHISSLRQICDCGQSDTLVFAECVGKIREQHHATYKVFLKMNGYDFSLSVVADSNREEEPLPPRLKLAQDELRGTSESARATISRGTTLQELFAWLLRSRDQMAEQVKGAAPSYQEQGRLSENLEENMREVRRAKELSVGYRQRAGEVLTEAAQIAGANL; encoded by the exons ATGCCTcgtcttctctgctgctgctgctgcgtcccCAGGCAAAACTCCGGGCACGACGAG AGGCAGCCTCTCCTGCAGCCCAGGACATCTGATCCAAATGAAGCTGGATCAGCCAGACAGATCCCACCAGCATGCAGTG CTCAGACCGTCAGGCGGATTGCCAGTATGGTGATGAGGCGAGTGGGCGTGCCAGAGTTGGACCAGAGGTTTTCCGACGTGGCCGAGACCTTTAACGAACAGCAGCAGAATTATGAGGCCATGGTCCGACACATCAGCAGCCTGCGACAGATCTGTGACTGTGGCCAAAGTGATACCCTGGTTTTTGCTGAATGTGTGGGGAAGATCAGAGAGCAGCACC ACGCCACATACAAAGTCTTCCTTAAGATGAACGGCTATGACTTCTCCCTCAGTGTGGTCGCCGACAGCAATCGCGAAGAGGAGCCACTGCCTCCACGTCTGAAGTTGGCTCAGGATGAGCTGAGGGGAACCTCTGAGAGCGCCAGAGCCACCATCTCAAGGGGCACCACCCTACAAGAGTTGTTTGCCTGGCTTCTCCGCAGCAGGGATCAAATGGCAGAGCAAGTGAAGGGGGCAGCCCCATCTTACCAGGAGCAAGGGAGACTGAGTGAGAACctggaggagaacatgagggaAGTGAGGAGGGCGAAGGAGTTGTCAGTGGGATACAGACAACGAGCCGGAGAAGTCCTCACCGAGGCTGCACAGATTGCAGGGGCTAATTTGTAG